One Thalassotalea atypica DNA window includes the following coding sequences:
- a CDS encoding EF-hand domain-containing protein, whose protein sequence is MEINQWVDELFEVFDEDKDGVINRSEFVELIDCLLQDKGIRMCETIFKRFDKNHDNSISKEELREMVIELAL, encoded by the coding sequence ATGGAAATTAACCAATGGGTAGACGAATTATTTGAAGTATTCGATGAAGACAAAGATGGAGTAATCAATCGTAGTGAATTTGTCGAATTGATTGATTGCCTACTACAGGATAAAGGTATCCGCATGTGCGAAACTATTTTCAAACGATTCGACAAAAATCACGATAACTCTATATCGAAAGAAGAATTAAGAGAAATGGTGATCGAATTAGCCCTTTAA
- a CDS encoding DUF3369 domain-containing protein — protein sequence MPLSFIKESSKPTPPPWKIAIIDDEEDIHTITKMALKRFNLDNRGLTFVHAYSAKEGKELLRNEAEVAIVFLDVVMETDDAGLEFARWMRQDLENHFTRIVLRTGQPGQAPEEKVIMEYDINDYKEKTELDRKKLFTTVFSALRAYRDIMAVDEARKYQQLYREGLERVIDSTSNVLEKRTLQHFFSGILQQVMSLLHIDEQSLLVQVKGISAVYSENDYKILASINCSECTQANEINDETLKYLNMARDQKKSIFVDDILVGYFPSNSDKVSLLFLKGIDQIHDIDSALLEVFSGNVSLAFDNLLLNREIIETQEELIYRLGDAVESRSKEAGNHIKRMSEVSYMLAIKMGLSIEEAELLKQAAPMHDIGKIATPDSVLLKPGRLDDQEMTIMKEHPNIGYSILEGSDRPILKSAAIIAQQHHEKFDGSGYPNGLSGEDIHIYARIVAVADVFDALTHKRCYKEAWPVDKVIDFLKEESGKHLDPIVVQKMLSNIDSAIEINQLYR from the coding sequence ATGCCACTTTCGTTCATTAAAGAATCAAGCAAACCAACTCCTCCACCTTGGAAGATTGCCATAATTGACGATGAAGAAGACATCCATACGATCACAAAAATGGCCTTAAAGCGATTCAACCTTGATAACCGTGGACTAACCTTTGTTCACGCTTATTCCGCTAAAGAGGGTAAAGAGCTATTACGCAACGAAGCAGAGGTCGCGATCGTGTTTCTAGACGTTGTCATGGAAACAGATGATGCAGGATTAGAATTTGCTCGATGGATGCGACAAGACCTAGAAAACCACTTTACTCGTATTGTACTTCGCACAGGGCAGCCAGGTCAGGCGCCCGAAGAAAAAGTCATCATGGAATATGACATCAATGATTACAAAGAAAAAACCGAGCTTGATAGAAAAAAATTATTCACCACTGTTTTTTCAGCGCTTAGAGCATACCGAGATATCATGGCAGTAGATGAAGCCAGAAAATACCAACAGCTTTATCGTGAAGGACTCGAGCGGGTCATTGACTCAACTAGCAACGTACTAGAAAAAAGAACCTTACAACATTTTTTTAGTGGTATTCTGCAGCAAGTTATGTCTTTGTTGCATATTGATGAGCAAAGCCTATTGGTTCAAGTTAAGGGTATTAGCGCAGTTTACTCTGAAAATGACTACAAAATATTGGCTTCAATCAATTGTAGTGAATGTACACAAGCAAATGAAATTAATGATGAAACCCTTAAATATTTAAATATGGCTAGGGACCAAAAAAAGAGCATTTTCGTTGATGATATTCTCGTTGGCTACTTTCCTAGTAATTCAGATAAAGTCAGTTTACTTTTTTTAAAGGGGATTGATCAGATACATGACATTGATTCAGCCCTATTGGAAGTTTTTTCAGGAAACGTCAGTCTTGCTTTTGATAATCTGTTACTCAACCGCGAAATTATTGAAACTCAAGAAGAGCTTATTTACCGCTTAGGTGATGCCGTGGAGTCTCGTTCAAAAGAGGCGGGTAACCACATTAAACGTATGTCAGAAGTCAGCTATATGTTAGCCATCAAAATGGGGCTTTCTATAGAAGAGGCTGAGCTTTTAAAACAAGCAGCTCCTATGCATGACATAGGAAAAATTGCCACACCTGACTCCGTACTGTTGAAACCGGGGCGGCTTGACGATCAAGAAATGACCATTATGAAAGAACATCCCAATATTGGTTACAGTATTTTGGAAGGATCCGATCGACCTATTTTAAAATCTGCCGCAATTATTGCACAGCAACATCACGAAAAATTCGACGGTAGTGGGTACCCTAATGGCCTTAGCGGTGAAGATATTCATATATATGCGCGCATTGTCGCTGTCGCAGATGTGTTTGATGCCTTAACTCATAAACGCTGTTATAAAGAAGCATGGCCGGTAGATAAAGTTATAGATTTTCTAAAAGAAGAATCAGGAAAGCACTTAGATCCAATCGTTGTGCAAAAAATGCTAAGCAATATTGATAGTGCAATAGAAATCAACCAATTATATCGTTAA
- a CDS encoding sensor histidine kinase: MQVFIDLDKYFTKANSLEEYMGYVHQLLSKLMYAQNFYLASYNHADNSIQFLYNVDVKDESIPTARKFTLASEAQSPTAWVIANQKELEMKIGDNPRTQSDGQYWGRGTRAEHWFGVPLISQRDNCLGALVIQSYDAKIYFSDEDKSLFRLFTSKVTSALEKHKKDLRLQSSLSDKTIALEKELTAKKHAEKLQRALYLIAAKANETSTLQDLYREVHRIIDELLYAKNFFIALLDEDSNEISFPYYVDEKESELKPGSVIEVGDGVSSYVIRTQKPQLLSKERVNELITQGEIKRIRGALDFTCWLGVPMISSDILHGIIVVQSYDEKILFTESDQQLLFYVANHVATAIESAINRQERTDAQLKLAKQHRILEQQHQEVQDTIRQLKRTQRKLVEQEKMASLGGLVAGIAHEINTPLGICVTGVSHLVEELKYIKKAVNEETLTEDQLMDFFDEVDKAGQILTTNTRRAADLVQSFKQVAVDQSSNSIRELDLGLYIQEVLLSLQPRLKKVKHKIEVQCPEQVHITANAGVISQVLSNLIMNSIMHGFDGIERGNIAINVELKNDYVILRYADDGVGLDEQAMAQLFEPFYTTKRGDGGSGLGTHLVYNLVTSALKGRVEAKSKLNKGLAYLIKFPVHASGE, translated from the coding sequence TTGCAGGTATTTATAGATTTAGATAAATACTTTACAAAAGCTAACTCACTAGAAGAATACATGGGGTATGTGCATCAGTTACTCTCTAAGCTGATGTATGCCCAAAATTTCTATTTGGCGAGCTATAACCATGCGGACAACAGCATCCAATTTCTTTATAACGTGGATGTAAAGGATGAGTCGATACCGACTGCGCGTAAATTTACCTTAGCGAGTGAAGCGCAATCACCAACCGCTTGGGTTATTGCAAACCAAAAAGAGCTTGAAATGAAGATTGGTGATAATCCTCGGACTCAAAGTGACGGCCAATATTGGGGACGAGGGACACGTGCAGAACATTGGTTTGGTGTACCTTTAATTTCTCAGCGCGATAATTGTCTGGGGGCGCTAGTCATTCAAAGTTATGATGCAAAAATATATTTCTCGGATGAAGACAAGTCGTTATTTAGGCTCTTTACCTCAAAAGTCACAAGCGCCCTTGAAAAACATAAAAAAGACTTACGCTTACAGTCATCTTTATCGGACAAAACCATAGCACTAGAAAAAGAGTTAACGGCCAAGAAGCACGCTGAAAAATTACAGCGAGCTTTGTACTTAATTGCAGCAAAAGCGAATGAAACTAGTACACTACAAGATTTATACCGAGAGGTGCATCGGATAATTGATGAGCTGCTATATGCGAAAAATTTTTTTATAGCCCTGCTTGACGAAGACTCGAATGAGATTAGTTTTCCTTATTATGTCGATGAAAAAGAGTCCGAGCTGAAACCGGGAAGTGTGATTGAGGTTGGGGATGGTGTAAGTTCGTACGTCATTCGAACGCAAAAACCACAGCTACTTTCCAAAGAGCGAGTTAATGAGTTAATTACTCAAGGGGAAATTAAGCGCATAAGGGGCGCTTTGGACTTCACTTGTTGGCTCGGAGTGCCAATGATTTCATCAGATATACTACATGGCATTATTGTTGTGCAAAGCTATGATGAGAAAATACTCTTTACTGAAAGTGATCAACAACTTCTATTTTATGTGGCTAACCATGTTGCCACAGCGATTGAATCTGCTATCAATCGACAAGAGCGCACAGATGCTCAACTGAAATTGGCTAAACAACATCGAATTTTAGAGCAGCAACATCAAGAAGTTCAAGATACGATCCGGCAATTAAAACGAACACAACGGAAGTTAGTTGAGCAGGAGAAAATGGCTTCGTTAGGTGGACTGGTTGCAGGCATTGCGCATGAGATAAATACACCTTTAGGAATTTGTGTCACAGGCGTGAGCCATTTAGTCGAGGAGCTAAAATATATTAAAAAAGCAGTGAATGAAGAAACATTGACTGAAGATCAGTTAATGGATTTTTTTGATGAAGTCGATAAAGCAGGGCAAATACTAACCACAAATACGCGTCGTGCAGCGGATCTTGTTCAAAGCTTTAAGCAAGTTGCAGTAGACCAATCATCTAATAGCATTAGAGAACTTGATTTGGGTTTATATATTCAGGAAGTGTTGCTATCACTTCAGCCTAGGTTAAAAAAAGTGAAACATAAAATAGAGGTGCAGTGCCCAGAACAAGTCCATATCACAGCCAATGCAGGTGTTATTTCACAGGTACTAAGTAATTTGATTATGAATTCAATAATGCATGGTTTTGATGGTATTGAACGAGGCAATATTGCCATCAACGTTGAGTTAAAAAATGACTACGTGATCTTACGTTATGCAGATGATGGAGTAGGACTCGATGAGCAAGCGATGGCACAATTGTTTGAGCCTTTTTATACGACTAAAAGGGGAGACGGTGGCAGCGGTCTTGGTACACATTTAGTATATAACTTGGTGACATCGGCGTTAAAAGGGCGCGTTGAAGCGAAAAGTAAGCTCAATAAGGGACTTGCCTACCTCATTAAGTTTCCTGTACATGCCTCTGGTGAGTAA
- a CDS encoding cytochrome b — translation MLKDSHNKYGLISKSIHWLSALVVFVLFGVGLWMVELTYYSEWYKTAPHWHKSIGVLLLIATVIRFTWKMFSVSPQTIEAHSPKVQRSSAMVHYLLYLLMMLLMLSGYLISTADGRSIEVFNWFELASLGELITDQEDVAGLIHEYTAYCLIGLTALHALAAIKHHVIDKDDTLKRML, via the coding sequence ATGTTGAAAGATTCTCATAATAAGTACGGTTTAATATCCAAATCTATACATTGGTTAAGTGCTTTGGTTGTATTTGTACTTTTCGGTGTGGGCCTTTGGATGGTAGAACTCACTTACTATAGCGAGTGGTACAAAACTGCACCACATTGGCATAAAAGCATTGGAGTTCTACTACTTATTGCCACAGTTATACGGTTTACATGGAAAATGTTCTCCGTATCACCGCAGACCATTGAAGCTCATAGTCCGAAAGTACAACGTAGCTCTGCAATGGTGCACTACTTGCTGTACTTACTGATGATGCTGTTGATGTTAAGCGGCTATTTGATATCAACCGCAGATGGCCGATCTATCGAAGTTTTTAACTGGTTTGAGCTAGCTTCTCTTGGCGAATTGATTACTGATCAAGAAGATGTAGCGGGGCTTATACATGAATATACTGCTTATTGTTTAATTGGCCTTACAGCGTTACACGCTTTGGCCGCGATAAAACACCACGTCATTGATAAAGACGACACATTAAAACGCATGTTATAA
- a CDS encoding YceI family protein, which yields MKKTLLAALFASTLALPVVAAEYVIDHKGAHASVNFKVKHLGYSWLTGRFNTFSGDFSYDEKNISASKINIVIETASVDSNHAERDKHLKSDDFLDVKKFDNATFTSTKVEDLGNNKLKITGDFTLQGITKSLVIDAYKVGEGDDPWGGYRAGFSGTAKISMKDFGYKMNFGDILFDLHIEGVRK from the coding sequence ATGAAAAAAACACTACTAGCGGCATTATTTGCCAGCACACTTGCATTACCTGTTGTTGCTGCCGAATACGTCATCGACCATAAAGGTGCACATGCATCAGTTAATTTTAAGGTGAAACATTTAGGTTACAGTTGGTTAACCGGGCGCTTTAATACTTTTTCAGGTGATTTTAGTTACGATGAGAAAAACATTTCAGCCTCAAAGATCAACATAGTCATAGAAACAGCGAGTGTTGATTCAAATCATGCAGAGCGCGATAAGCATCTAAAAAGTGATGACTTTTTGGATGTTAAAAAGTTTGATAATGCAACATTTACCAGTACAAAAGTAGAAGACCTAGGTAATAACAAACTAAAAATTACTGGTGACTTTACACTGCAAGGCATTACAAAAAGTTTAGTGATCGACGCATACAAAGTTGGTGAAGGGGATGATCCTTGGGGCGGTTACCGCGCTGGCTTTAGCGGTACTGCAAAAATCAGCATGAAAGATTTTGGCTATAAAATGAATTTCGGCGATATCCTCTTTGATCTGCATATCGAAGGTGTTAGAAAATAG
- a CDS encoding DUF1289 domain-containing protein produces the protein MQLEFFDVPSPCVGVCQSDEKGLCKGCYRSRDERQNWIHLNSDDKQKVIKRCIQRRKRKNGKIKPKAIEQVIEVSQPSLLDPPSKTVVTKSDDMDFGDFEL, from the coding sequence ATGCAATTAGAGTTTTTTGATGTTCCAAGCCCATGCGTTGGCGTATGCCAGTCTGATGAGAAGGGCCTTTGTAAAGGATGTTATCGTTCACGCGATGAACGCCAGAACTGGATCCATCTAAACTCTGATGATAAGCAAAAAGTGATTAAGCGTTGTATTCAGCGTCGTAAACGAAAAAACGGTAAAATTAAACCTAAAGCCATAGAGCAAGTGATCGAAGTCTCACAACCTTCTCTACTCGACCCGCCAAGTAAAACTGTTGTTACGAAATCTGATGATATGGACTTCGGTGATTTTGAGCTATAA
- a CDS encoding SulP family inorganic anion transporter, whose protein sequence is MFELHASKAASLKNDVLSGLTVALALVPEAVAFAFVAGVEPLVGLYAAFMVGLITAAFGGRPGMISGATGAMAVVMVSLVAIHGVEYLFATVVLTGVIQILAGIFKLGKFIRLVPHPVMLGFVNGLAIVIFLAQLGQFKVTNDTGDLVWMQGSQMFTMLGLIALTMAIIYFLPKLTKAVPSSLVAIVVVTILVQSLGLDARTVVDFVRDMTNDPTASIAGGLPQFAIPQVPFSFETFRIILPFALVLAAIGLIESLLTLTLIDELTGTRGRGNKECIAQGVANTTTGFFGGMGGCAMIGQSMINVNSGGRGRASGITAALALLGFILFASGLIEQIPLAALVGVMFIVVIGTFEWSSFRIMSKVPKADAFVIILVSGVTVATDLAIAVVVGVIVSALVFAWEHAKHVIVNRSTNDKGSTVYDVNGPLFFGSVSSFLEQFDIENDSDDVVIEFKNSRVADHSAIEAIDTLAERYIAKNKTIHLMHLSNECKLLLEKAGDLVEVNVIEDPDYHIATDKLA, encoded by the coding sequence ATGTTTGAGTTACATGCGAGTAAGGCTGCAAGCCTGAAAAATGATGTGCTGTCAGGCCTAACTGTTGCACTTGCTTTAGTGCCAGAAGCGGTTGCTTTCGCATTCGTTGCAGGTGTTGAGCCGTTGGTCGGTCTGTACGCTGCTTTTATGGTTGGCTTAATCACTGCTGCATTTGGTGGTCGACCGGGAATGATTTCTGGTGCGACAGGTGCGATGGCAGTAGTAATGGTTTCTTTAGTCGCTATTCACGGTGTTGAATACCTCTTTGCAACAGTGGTGTTAACCGGTGTCATTCAGATTCTCGCAGGTATATTTAAATTAGGTAAGTTTATACGACTTGTCCCTCACCCCGTTATGCTCGGCTTTGTTAATGGCTTAGCAATAGTCATTTTCCTCGCGCAGCTTGGGCAATTTAAAGTTACCAACGACACCGGTGATTTGGTATGGATGCAAGGCAGTCAAATGTTTACCATGTTAGGGTTAATAGCGTTGACTATGGCAATTATTTACTTCCTGCCAAAACTGACAAAAGCAGTGCCATCGTCCTTAGTGGCGATAGTCGTGGTCACAATTTTAGTACAAAGCTTAGGCTTAGATGCACGTACCGTTGTGGATTTTGTTCGTGACATGACCAATGATCCGACCGCTTCTATTGCTGGTGGATTACCTCAGTTTGCGATACCGCAAGTACCATTTTCATTTGAAACTTTCAGAATTATACTACCATTTGCGTTGGTTTTGGCTGCCATTGGTTTGATTGAGTCATTGCTAACATTAACCCTTATTGATGAGCTAACAGGTACGCGTGGACGCGGAAATAAAGAATGTATTGCCCAAGGTGTTGCAAATACAACAACGGGGTTCTTTGGCGGTATGGGTGGTTGTGCAATGATCGGTCAGTCTATGATCAATGTTAATTCTGGTGGTCGTGGTAGAGCGTCAGGCATCACCGCTGCATTAGCATTGCTTGGCTTCATTTTATTTGCTTCTGGCCTGATTGAGCAAATACCATTAGCTGCACTTGTGGGTGTAATGTTTATTGTTGTTATTGGTACGTTTGAATGGTCTAGCTTTCGTATCATGAGTAAAGTACCTAAAGCAGACGCTTTTGTTATTATTTTAGTATCAGGCGTTACGGTTGCAACTGACTTAGCTATTGCGGTTGTGGTTGGTGTTATTGTTTCTGCCCTTGTATTTGCTTGGGAACATGCAAAACACGTAATTGTGAATCGCAGCACCAATGACAAAGGTTCAACAGTATATGATGTCAATGGCCCATTGTTTTTTGGTTCTGTGTCTAGTTTTTTAGAGCAATTTGATATCGAAAATGATAGTGATGATGTCGTGATTGAGTTCAAAAATTCACGCGTAGCAGATCACTCTGCCATTGAAGCGATTGATACTTTAGCTGAGCGTTACATTGCAAAAAATAAAACCATACACCTTATGCATTTAAGTAATGAGTGTAAGTTGTTGCTTGAAAAGGCGGGGGATTTAGTTGAAGTTAACGTTATTGAAGACCCTGATTATCATATAGCAACGGATAAGTTGGCGTAG
- a CDS encoding GntR family transcriptional regulator yields MSIVYKTRTQLVVETLREKILSGEITAGQPLRQAALAQELNVSRIPVREALLQLEAEGLVSFEPHKGATATELNVDQVDELFELRAMLEADLLAASIPNLTDEQLDKASELLGRLDKALGKENAANTWSELNSDYHNCLYSSANRPQTQDLVNTLNKNADRYIRMHLLWAGGISKAESEHNDILSLCKARDIDGAVAVLKQHILGSRDEIKEFLLKRESVKT; encoded by the coding sequence ATGAGTATTGTTTATAAAACACGAACTCAACTTGTTGTAGAAACACTGAGGGAAAAAATTCTCAGTGGTGAGATCACTGCGGGTCAGCCACTTCGTCAAGCAGCTTTGGCACAAGAGCTAAATGTCAGTCGAATACCTGTGCGAGAAGCACTATTACAACTGGAAGCAGAAGGGCTTGTGTCTTTTGAACCGCACAAGGGGGCTACAGCAACCGAGTTAAATGTTGACCAAGTTGATGAATTATTCGAATTGCGGGCAATGCTTGAAGCTGATTTACTGGCTGCTTCTATCCCTAACTTAACGGATGAACAACTAGACAAAGCCTCTGAATTACTCGGTCGTTTGGATAAAGCACTGGGTAAGGAAAATGCGGCGAATACATGGAGTGAGCTAAACTCTGATTATCATAACTGTTTATACTCATCAGCTAATCGTCCGCAAACACAAGACTTAGTCAATACTTTAAATAAAAATGCAGATCGATATATTCGAATGCATTTACTATGGGCTGGCGGAATTTCCAAGGCTGAGTCAGAGCATAACGATATATTATCGCTGTGCAAAGCCCGAGACATTGACGGTGCAGTTGCAGTGCTTAAGCAGCATATTTTAGGCTCGCGCGATGAAATTAAAGAATTTCTATTAAAGCGGGAAAGCGTAAAAACCTAG
- a CDS encoding aldehyde dehydrogenase (NADP(+)) — protein sequence MTISGKSLIAGKWLGNPENGFNSLNVSTNQNMSNCFAEASLNDLDIAVARAHDAFESYSQIAATKRAEFLTAIGEQIVELGDELIKTACAETGLPEARIIGERGRTVGQLNLFANLLREQEYPSVIEHADKNRLPMPKPDTRLGYLPLGVVGVFGASNFPLAFSTAGGDTASALAAGCPVVMKAHVAHPGTAELVAQAILRAIELCELDPGVFSLIQGESYELATKLVQHPFVKAVGFTGSERVGMILQAHINNRAEPIPFYGELGSVNPQFILPEKMKTKASELASTFVASLMMGQGQFCTSPGLWVAVEDEHYAAFEKSAIKVLSEQAAGVMLTRDIKASFQATMAKWQDIKGVSMIARGLPGESFHCQAALFTCDLETFVANVELQNEVFGASALIIKCKDKAQMLQLVSLLKGNLTASIHADEDELGFAQQLSIPLAHKVGRLIFNEMPTGVEVCASMIHGGPFPAATDVRTTSVGSKAIERFRRPICYQNIPQALLPDVLKD from the coding sequence ATGACGATATCAGGTAAAAGTTTAATCGCAGGGAAATGGCTCGGTAATCCAGAAAACGGATTTAATTCGCTCAATGTATCGACCAACCAAAATATGTCGAACTGTTTTGCAGAAGCATCTCTAAATGACCTAGATATTGCTGTTGCACGTGCTCATGATGCATTTGAATCATACAGTCAAATAGCAGCGACAAAACGTGCTGAATTTTTAACTGCTATTGGTGAACAAATCGTAGAACTAGGTGATGAGTTAATCAAAACCGCTTGTGCAGAAACAGGTTTACCTGAAGCGCGAATTATAGGAGAAAGAGGAAGAACAGTTGGGCAGTTGAATCTATTTGCTAATTTGCTTCGTGAACAAGAATACCCAAGCGTTATTGAACATGCTGATAAAAACAGACTACCTATGCCTAAGCCAGATACTCGTTTAGGGTATTTACCATTGGGTGTGGTTGGCGTTTTCGGTGCAAGTAATTTTCCTTTGGCATTTTCCACAGCTGGTGGTGATACTGCCTCTGCGCTTGCAGCAGGTTGTCCTGTGGTGATGAAAGCTCATGTCGCACACCCTGGCACGGCAGAGCTAGTTGCTCAAGCCATTTTACGTGCAATTGAACTGTGCGAACTAGATCCTGGCGTATTTTCATTAATACAAGGTGAAAGCTATGAACTTGCCACTAAATTAGTTCAACACCCTTTTGTTAAGGCAGTAGGCTTTACAGGCTCTGAACGTGTCGGCATGATCTTACAGGCGCATATCAATAATCGCGCAGAGCCAATACCTTTTTACGGTGAGTTAGGTAGTGTCAATCCACAGTTTATTTTGCCTGAAAAAATGAAAACTAAAGCGAGTGAACTTGCCAGCACATTTGTTGCGTCGTTAATGATGGGCCAAGGGCAATTTTGTACCAGCCCTGGGCTTTGGGTTGCAGTTGAAGATGAACATTACGCAGCTTTTGAAAAATCAGCCATCAAAGTGCTCAGTGAGCAAGCAGCAGGAGTGATGTTAACTCGCGACATCAAAGCGAGTTTTCAAGCAACCATGGCAAAGTGGCAAGATATCAAAGGCGTAAGTATGATTGCTCGAGGCCTACCCGGAGAGTCATTTCATTGTCAAGCGGCTTTGTTTACCTGTGATCTAGAGACTTTCGTTGCAAATGTAGAGTTACAAAATGAAGTGTTTGGCGCCAGTGCGCTAATCATTAAGTGTAAAGACAAGGCACAAATGCTTCAATTAGTCAGTCTATTGAAAGGGAACCTAACAGCAAGTATTCACGCTGATGAAGATGAGCTAGGTTTTGCTCAGCAACTTTCAATTCCTTTAGCTCATAAAGTGGGGCGTTTAATTTTTAACGAAATGCCTACTGGCGTTGAAGTGTGTGCGTCAATGATCCATGGCGGACCATTTCCTGCTGCAACAGATGTAAGAACAACATCCGTTGGTAGCAAAGCAATTGAGCGATTTAGGCGTCCAATTTGTTACCAAAATATACCTCAAGCATTGTTGCCTGACGTGTTGAAAGACTAA
- a CDS encoding 4-hydroxyproline epimerase — MIKGEYTCIDAHTCGNPVRVVTTGHPNLVGDTMSEKRQHFLNEFDWIRTGLMFEPRGHDMMSGAFIYPPCHEHSDAAILFIETSGCLPMCGHGTIGTVTSAIEQGLITPKVPGKLLLDVPAGQIEVHYDQDKQNSKVNSVKIFNVASYLAHQDVKLDIPGLGTLTVDVSYGGNYYVIVEPQRLFPGIEHWSADDILKWSPLVRKVADEQLSCIHPEDDTVRGVSHVLWTGTPKSDGSDSANAVFYGDKAIDRSPCGTGTSARLAQLFAKGLLKVGDSFVHESFIGSQFVGKIESSIDIQSPAGLIKAIKPSIQGWAHVFGRNTITLDDADPYVAGFSVK, encoded by the coding sequence ATGATTAAAGGCGAATACACTTGTATTGATGCTCATACTTGTGGCAATCCGGTTCGGGTTGTCACAACGGGTCATCCCAATTTAGTTGGTGATACTATGAGCGAAAAAAGACAACACTTTCTGAATGAGTTTGATTGGATCCGAACAGGGTTAATGTTTGAGCCGCGGGGGCATGACATGATGTCTGGAGCATTTATTTACCCCCCATGTCATGAGCACAGTGACGCGGCTATTTTATTTATTGAGACTTCAGGCTGTTTACCCATGTGTGGGCATGGCACGATTGGGACGGTAACTTCGGCAATTGAACAGGGCCTAATCACACCTAAAGTGCCAGGAAAGTTATTGTTAGATGTACCAGCAGGGCAAATAGAAGTTCACTACGATCAAGATAAACAGAACTCGAAAGTGAACTCGGTCAAAATTTTTAATGTCGCTTCATATTTAGCTCATCAGGACGTTAAACTTGATATCCCTGGGCTAGGTACGCTAACGGTGGACGTATCATACGGCGGAAATTATTACGTAATTGTTGAGCCTCAACGTCTTTTTCCTGGTATTGAGCATTGGAGCGCAGATGACATCTTAAAATGGAGCCCATTGGTTCGTAAAGTAGCCGATGAACAACTCAGTTGTATTCACCCTGAAGATGATACGGTCCGAGGTGTTAGCCATGTATTGTGGACAGGGACCCCAAAATCAGATGGCTCAGATAGCGCCAACGCGGTTTTTTACGGTGATAAAGCTATTGACCGCTCACCTTGCGGTACTGGCACTAGTGCTCGATTGGCACAACTTTTTGCTAAAGGCCTCCTAAAGGTGGGTGATAGCTTTGTTCATGAAAGTTTTATCGGTAGTCAGTTTGTGGGCAAGATAGAGTCAAGCATTGATATACAATCACCTGCGGGCCTAATCAAAGCGATCAAACCCAGTATTCAAGGTTGGGCTCATGTTTTTGGACGTAATACTATCACTCTAGATGATGCCGACCCCTATGTTGCAGGGTTTAGTGTTAAGTAA